In one window of Campylobacter coli DNA:
- a CDS encoding plasminogen-binding N-terminal domain-containing protein — translation MELLKVEDIYGYIEDSPDIKLNSSGVVIQRFQTSKSIIARASVIAKEKGLAKLKFSVFADLEQDALPLPNVVPQKGDEVVLNFLYDRGLVIAPDEQTYNELVSSFPEIYFTHIDILGAQLIRSSSLAPKRSDFRKFCADNAVGILIFALEDKAKIVDCQDFSELYELAIPKPSSIQVPFYSRIGGYKSNFFDFNSQEVGNYYKYYDALINILR, via the coding sequence GAAGGTTGAAGACATTTATGGTTATATTGAAGATAGTCCTGATATTAAATTAAACTCAAGCGGAGTTGTTATACAGCGTTTTCAAACTTCAAAAAGCATTATAGCAAGAGCTAGTGTTATAGCTAAAGAAAAGGGTTTGGCAAAATTAAAATTCAGTGTTTTTGCCGATCTTGAACAAGATGCCTTACCATTACCCAATGTTGTGCCGCAAAAGGGTGATGAGGTGGTTTTAAATTTTCTTTATGATAGAGGCTTGGTGATCGCTCCAGATGAACAAACTTATAATGAACTTGTATCTAGCTTTCCAGAAATTTATTTTACCCATATTGATATTTTAGGAGCACAACTCATCCGTTCTTCATCTCTTGCTCCAAAGCGTAGTGATTTTAGAAAATTTTGTGCAGACAATGCTGTGGGAATTTTGATTTTTGCTTTAGAGGATAAGGCAAAGATAGTTGATTGTCAAGATTTTAGTGAGCTTTATGAATTAGCTATACCTAAGCCAAGTAGTATACAAGTTCCTTTTTATTCTCGTATAGGTGGCTATAAAAGTAATTTTTTTGATTTTAATTCTCAAGAAGTGGGTAATTATTATAAATATTATGATGCTTTAATTAATATTCTAAGGTAG
- a CDS encoding FAD-linked oxidase C-terminal domain-containing protein: MKKEFEQYFIKLLGSENAYFDDIHKRAYSYDATKKHYLPDGVLFPRNEEDISQILKFCNENNIIIIPRGAGSGFTGGALAVNGGLILSFEKHMNKILEIDLENLVAVVQPGVINIHLQREVAKHGLFYPPDPASMEYSSLGGNVSENAGGMRAAKYGITKDYVMALRAVLPNGEIIRAGKRTIKDVAGYNLAGILIASEGSLAVLSELTLKLIALPKFKKTAFGIFPSVKSAMNAVYKSLASGVNPVSMEFLDNLSIRAVESKFNKGLPVDAGAILIADVDGNVKEAIDEDLKILGEHFLDAGASQFKIAKDEQEAADIWFARRNCSQSIAMYGTLKLNEDITVPRSKLPALLEGIDEISKKYGFKIPCFGHTGDGNVHTNVMVPDKNDEEQVKKGYEAVEEVFKLTVELGGTLSGEHGIGLSKAPFMKLAFSDAEMNLMRNIKKAFDPNNILNPFKMGL, translated from the coding sequence ATGAAAAAAGAATTTGAACAATATTTTATAAAACTTCTAGGCAGTGAAAATGCCTATTTTGATGATATTCATAAGCGTGCTTATAGTTATGATGCTACAAAAAAGCATTATTTGCCCGATGGAGTACTTTTTCCAAGAAACGAAGAGGATATTTCTCAAATATTAAAATTTTGCAATGAAAACAATATTATCATCATTCCTCGCGGAGCAGGTTCGGGTTTTACAGGGGGTGCTTTGGCTGTCAATGGGGGATTGATTTTAAGTTTTGAAAAGCATATGAATAAAATTTTAGAAATCGATCTTGAAAATTTAGTCGCAGTAGTGCAACCAGGTGTGATTAATATACATTTACAAAGAGAAGTGGCCAAACATGGGCTTTTTTATCCGCCTGATCCTGCTAGTATGGAGTATTCTAGCTTAGGGGGCAATGTAAGCGAAAATGCTGGAGGTATGAGAGCTGCAAAGTATGGCATTACTAAAGATTATGTTATGGCTTTAAGGGCTGTTTTACCCAATGGAGAAATTATTCGTGCGGGTAAGCGTACCATCAAAGATGTTGCAGGGTATAATCTTGCAGGTATTTTAATCGCGAGTGAGGGTTCTTTAGCGGTTTTAAGTGAGCTTACTTTAAAACTTATCGCTTTGCCTAAATTTAAGAAAACAGCTTTTGGAATTTTTCCAAGTGTAAAAAGTGCTATGAATGCAGTTTATAAGAGTCTTGCAAGTGGGGTTAATCCTGTATCTATGGAATTTTTAGATAATCTTAGCATTAGAGCGGTAGAAAGTAAATTTAACAAAGGTTTGCCTGTGGATGCAGGGGCTATTTTGATTGCTGATGTAGATGGCAATGTAAAAGAAGCTATTGATGAAGATTTAAAAATTTTAGGAGAGCATTTTTTAGACGCAGGTGCAAGTCAATTTAAAATAGCTAAAGATGAACAAGAGGCGGCAGATATTTGGTTTGCTAGAAGAAATTGCTCTCAAAGTATAGCTATGTATGGGACTTTAAAATTAAATGAGGATATTACTGTGCCGCGATCAAAACTTCCTGCTTTACTTGAAGGCATAGATGAAATTTCTAAAAAATATGGTTTTAAAATCCCTTGTTTTGGTCATACTGGTGATGGAAATGTGCATACTAATGTTATGGTTCCTGATAAAAATGATGAAGAACAAGTGAAAAAAGGTTATGAGGCAGTAGAAGAAGTATTTAAACTTACTGTGGAGCTTGGAGGAACCTTAAGTGGTGAACATGGAATAGGGCTTTCTAAGGCTCCTTTTATGAAATTAGCTTTTTCTGATGCTGAAATGAATTTGATGAGAAATATTAAAAAAGCCTTTGATCCAAATAATATTCTTAATCCTTTTAAAATGGGACTTTAA
- a CDS encoding YihY/virulence factor BrkB family protein, producing the protein MKRIFAILSNLRDKEILNYAAALSFYTILSLIPILFVCFSVFTQISSFKVYYEKAKQIIFAFLIPAQQDIVAAYLDTFLNNSVNLGIVGLIAMTFTSLAFFSGYDFVINRITKNEPKGLWQSISSYWTLLTLVPLGLGLSFYISGLIQQALDDYKIGFNFFEILPFVIIWGLFFISYSSSIHKGTLKSLILVSFAAGAIWYIGKNLFVYYIVYNKTYASVYGSFSTILFFFIWIYISWIVYLFGIKIYYFLNHNHDKGDKIRKNTKKG; encoded by the coding sequence TTGAAGAGAATTTTTGCTATTTTGTCTAATTTGCGGGATAAAGAAATTTTAAATTATGCCGCAGCACTTAGTTTTTATACTATTTTATCTTTAATACCGATTTTATTTGTGTGTTTTTCTGTTTTTACGCAAATTTCAAGCTTTAAGGTTTATTATGAAAAAGCTAAACAAATCATTTTTGCTTTTTTAATACCTGCACAACAAGATATAGTTGCTGCTTATCTTGACACGTTTTTAAACAATAGTGTAAATTTGGGTATAGTGGGCCTTATAGCGATGACTTTTACTTCTTTAGCTTTTTTTTCAGGCTACGATTTTGTAATCAATCGCATTACAAAAAATGAGCCAAAAGGACTTTGGCAAAGCATCAGTTCTTACTGGACGCTTTTAACTCTTGTCCCACTAGGCTTAGGACTTAGTTTTTATATATCGGGTTTGATTCAGCAAGCTTTAGATGATTATAAAATAGGTTTTAATTTTTTTGAAATTTTGCCTTTTGTGATTATTTGGGGTTTGTTTTTTATATCTTATTCAAGTTCTATTCATAAAGGTACTCTTAAGAGTTTGATACTAGTTTCCTTTGCAGCGGGAGCTATTTGGTATATAGGAAAGAATTTATTTGTGTATTATATAGTTTATAATAAAACCTATGCCAGTGTTTATGGTTCTTTTTCTACTATACTTTTTTTCTTTATTTGGATTTATATTTCTTGGATTGTTTATCTTTTTGGGATTAAAATTTATTATTTTTTAAATCATAATCATGATAAAGGGGATAAAATTCGCAAAAACACAAAGAAGGGCTAA
- a CDS encoding ComEC/Rec2 family competence protein — MSFWNSLYLNLKEFRYLFLFGLIVFIFNIFLEYNHFLTLKEKKHYLVENALLLHYYPKYNKNNKKYWVLKLKTKDFILYSTSFKDLNLSKNQLLNLKIITNNISFKDYLRKSFYAPSYGFEASGYFKNNVIISYFLNQHTNEKIQEFYGALFFALPISSELRKDVNYYGVAHLIAISGYHIGLLFALVFFILTPLYSFFQKRYFPYRSLRFDLSVFIFILLFAYAYLIGFVPSYIRSLIMALWGFYLLCKNIKILSFFTLFISIYLCIALYPRLLLSVGFLFSCLGVFYIFLYLHHFSKFFHNFLNIVLLNIWTFFCMIIPVLYFFPLISYQQFLAIILSGIFIVFYPLVLCLHFIAHGNLLDTVLIDFFNIKFYAIDIKIPTWILISYLTLSFIAMRYKILALLCVFANFIPFIMIMI, encoded by the coding sequence ATGTCTTTTTGGAATTCTTTGTATTTAAACCTTAAAGAATTCCGCTATTTATTCCTATTTGGTCTTATCGTTTTTATTTTTAATATATTTTTAGAATACAATCATTTTTTAACCCTCAAAGAAAAGAAACATTATCTAGTAGAAAATGCCTTGCTTTTACATTATTATCCAAAATACAATAAAAATAATAAAAAATACTGGGTTTTAAAACTTAAAACAAAGGATTTTATCCTTTATAGTACAAGTTTTAAGGATTTAAATTTGAGTAAAAATCAGCTTTTAAATTTAAAAATAATTACAAACAATATTTCTTTTAAGGATTATCTTAGAAAAAGCTTTTATGCTCCTAGCTACGGTTTTGAAGCATCAGGATATTTTAAAAATAATGTTATCATTTCTTATTTTTTAAACCAACATACAAATGAAAAAATACAAGAATTTTATGGAGCTTTATTTTTTGCTTTACCCATCTCTTCGGAGCTTAGAAAAGATGTTAATTATTATGGTGTTGCTCATTTAATAGCAATCAGTGGTTATCATATAGGTTTGCTTTTTGCTTTGGTGTTTTTTATACTCACGCCCTTGTATAGTTTCTTTCAAAAAAGATATTTCCCTTATAGAAGCTTACGCTTTGATTTAAGCGTTTTTATTTTTATCTTGCTTTTTGCCTATGCTTATCTTATAGGTTTTGTACCTTCTTATATTCGCTCTTTAATCATGGCTCTTTGGGGTTTTTATCTACTTTGTAAAAATATAAAAATTCTAAGCTTTTTTACCCTCTTTATAAGCATATATCTTTGTATAGCTCTTTATCCTAGGCTTTTATTGAGCGTGGGATTTTTATTTTCTTGTTTGGGAGTTTTTTATATTTTTTTGTATTTACACCATTTTTCAAAATTCTTTCATAATTTCTTAAATATTGTTTTACTGAACATATGGACATTTTTTTGTATGATCATCCCTGTGCTTTATTTTTTTCCTCTTATTAGCTATCAACAATTCTTAGCTATTATTTTGAGCGGAATTTTTATAGTCTTTTATCCTTTGGTTTTATGTTTGCATTTTATAGCACATGGGAATCTTTTAGATACTGTATTGATTGATTTTTTTAATATTAAATTTTATGCTATAGATATTAAAATTCCAACTTGGATTTTAATATCTTATCTTACACTCTCTTTTATAGCTATGCGTTATAAAATTTTAGCCCTTCTTTGTGTTTTTGCGAATTTTATCCCCTTTATCATGATTATGATTTAA
- a CDS encoding DedA family protein: protein MQDMIDTLLKYGYIVLFFYSLGGGMVGILAAGVLSSQGKMDLTLCISIAFVANTLGSTLLFILGKYYKKDIMPYFKNHRRKLALAMMKTKQHGVVLLITQKFVYGLKTFIPIAAGIAKYQFIKFFIINTLASLLWAVLLGYSAYAFGFVIEAIFNKLSSYPYIAPLFLIVLVGIIWFYLAKFSKK from the coding sequence ATGCAAGATATGATAGATACCTTATTAAAATATGGTTATATAGTTTTATTTTTCTATTCTTTAGGTGGTGGAATGGTAGGTATTTTGGCTGCTGGAGTTTTAAGTTCTCAAGGAAAAATGGACTTAACTTTATGTATAAGCATAGCTTTTGTAGCCAATACCCTAGGATCCACCTTACTTTTTATACTTGGAAAATACTATAAAAAAGATATTATGCCTTATTTTAAAAATCATCGCCGAAAACTTGCCCTTGCTATGATGAAAACCAAACAGCATGGAGTCGTTTTGCTTATAACTCAAAAATTTGTCTATGGCTTAAAAACTTTTATCCCCATAGCTGCAGGTATAGCAAAATATCAATTTATTAAATTTTTCATCATCAATACTCTTGCTAGCTTGCTTTGGGCAGTACTTTTAGGATATAGCGCTTATGCTTTTGGTTTTGTTATAGAAGCAATTTTTAACAAATTAAGCTCTTATCCTTATATCGCACCTTTATTTTTAATCGTATTGGTTGGAATTATTTGGTTTTATTTGGCTAAATTTTCTAAGAAATAA
- the rny gene encoding ribonuclease Y, translating into MIESLIALITAIVGLGIGYLVAKKINDAKYEIFVEQAKAKAKAIEYEAELILKDAKNSILNAELEVKKKYEDKTHKIQKEFNQKFDELSKKEQKLQLQEESLKENQEELLRSKKQMLDLQSDADKLKNQYQEKLNDVLNILEHSAGLTQDEAKNIILEKVEENSRNEIAHIVRRYEEEARNEAKRRANYIIAQATSRFAGEFAAERLINVVNIKNDELKGRIIGKEGRNVKTLEMVLGVDIIIDDTPGAIIVSCFNLYRRAIATKVIELLVEDGRIQPARIEEIHEKVCKEFDNAILEEGETILMDLGLSKVHPEITKLIGKLKYRASYGQNALAHSLEVAHLAGIIAAECGGDENLARRAGILHDIGKALTHDFEGSHVDLGAELCKRYKEHPVVINAIYAHHGHEEATSIESAAVCAADTLSAARPGARREVLEAFLKRVSELEEIAKSKEGIKNAYAINAGREIRVIANAKLVNDDESVLLAKEIAAEIQEKMQYPGEIKVNVIRELRAIEYAK; encoded by the coding sequence ATGATAGAATCACTTATCGCACTTATAACCGCTATAGTCGGTCTTGGAATAGGATATTTAGTTGCAAAAAAAATCAATGATGCCAAATATGAAATTTTTGTCGAGCAAGCAAAAGCGAAGGCAAAAGCCATAGAATATGAAGCCGAATTGATTTTAAAAGATGCCAAAAATTCAATCCTTAATGCCGAACTCGAAGTGAAAAAAAAATATGAGGATAAAACTCACAAAATTCAAAAAGAATTCAATCAAAAATTCGATGAATTATCCAAAAAAGAACAAAAACTTCAACTTCAAGAAGAAAGCTTAAAAGAGAATCAAGAAGAATTACTACGCTCCAAAAAACAAATGCTTGATTTACAATCAGATGCTGACAAACTCAAAAATCAATACCAAGAAAAACTCAATGATGTTTTAAATATTTTAGAACATTCAGCAGGGCTCACTCAAGATGAAGCAAAAAATATCATTCTTGAAAAAGTAGAAGAAAACTCACGCAATGAAATTGCCCATATTGTTAGGAGATACGAGGAGGAAGCTAGAAATGAGGCTAAAAGAAGGGCAAATTATATCATAGCACAAGCAACCTCTCGTTTTGCAGGAGAATTCGCTGCTGAAAGACTTATTAATGTTGTTAATATCAAAAACGATGAGTTAAAAGGGCGCATTATAGGCAAAGAAGGACGCAATGTTAAAACTTTAGAAATGGTTTTAGGAGTAGATATCATCATTGATGATACACCTGGAGCTATTATAGTAAGTTGTTTTAATCTTTATCGCCGTGCTATTGCTACTAAAGTGATTGAACTTTTGGTAGAAGATGGAAGAATTCAACCTGCGCGCATAGAAGAAATTCATGAAAAAGTATGTAAAGAATTTGATAATGCTATTTTAGAAGAAGGTGAAACTATACTGATGGACCTAGGACTTTCTAAGGTCCACCCAGAAATCACTAAACTTATAGGAAAGCTTAAATACCGCGCAAGCTATGGACAAAATGCTTTAGCACATTCTTTAGAAGTAGCTCATTTAGCAGGAATCATCGCTGCTGAGTGTGGAGGGGATGAAAATTTAGCACGACGCGCGGGAATTTTACACGATATAGGCAAGGCTTTAACACATGATTTTGAAGGCTCTCATGTGGATTTGGGAGCAGAGCTTTGCAAACGCTATAAAGAGCATCCTGTGGTTATCAATGCTATTTATGCTCACCATGGACATGAAGAAGCTACAAGCATAGAATCAGCAGCTGTTTGCGCAGCCGATACGCTCAGCGCTGCAAGACCGGGTGCTAGACGCGAAGTTTTAGAAGCTTTCTTAAAAAGAGTAAGTGAACTTGAAGAAATTGCCAAAAGCAAAGAGGGTATTAAAAACGCTTATGCGATTAATGCAGGAAGAGAAATTCGTGTCATTGCAAATGCAAAACTTGTAAATGATGATGAAAGCGTGCTTTTAGCCAAAGAAATAGCCGCTGAAATTCAAGAAAAAATGCAATATCCTGGAGAAATCAAGGTAAATGTCATACGCGAACTAAGAGCCATAGAATACGCTAAATAA
- a CDS encoding 5-formyltetrahydrofolate cyclo-ligase — protein MQKTSFRTLQKNRLAQHKKLKFKQDFIVFKECFNLIKKTKAKNILIFIPLGYEPNLLKFRHIFSKNHKLFVPFMQDKSLKIVKLRLPFVKKRFGVLEPMDSFLKTKIDIAIIPVIGVDRELKRIGHGQGFYDRFFENLNYKPLVIFTQSINAISEKKLTQEHDIAGEFYINPYKKYYKKDNKYDRITYRTYNRYSRSWNRIFSCKKNQ, from the coding sequence ATGCAAAAAACATCTTTTAGGACTCTGCAAAAAAACCGCCTCGCACAACACAAAAAACTTAAATTTAAACAAGATTTTATAGTATTTAAGGAATGTTTTAACTTGATTAAAAAAACAAAAGCAAAAAATATTCTTATTTTTATTCCTCTGGGGTATGAGCCAAATTTACTCAAATTTAGACATATTTTTAGTAAAAATCATAAACTTTTTGTCCCATTTATGCAAGATAAAAGTTTAAAAATTGTAAAATTAAGATTACCTTTTGTTAAAAAAAGGTTTGGGGTATTAGAACCCATGGACTCCTTTTTGAAAACTAAAATTGATATAGCTATCATTCCGGTTATAGGAGTAGATAGAGAGTTAAAAAGAATAGGACATGGGCAAGGTTTTTATGATAGATTTTTTGAAAATTTAAACTATAAACCTCTTGTAATTTTTACTCAAAGTATCAATGCTATAAGTGAAAAAAAATTAACCCAAGAGCATGATATTGCGGGTGAATTTTATATCAACCCTTATAAAAAATATTACAAGAAAGACAACAAATATGATAGAATCACTTATCGCACTTATAACCGCTATAGTCGGTCTTGGAATAGGATATTTAGTTGCAAAAAAAATCAATGA
- a CDS encoding TlpA disulfide reductase family protein has product MKIKKVFTLAILLSFFVACSNDKEKDQSDMNASVQSSLSQSDSLRFNLNLIDGNSVFVKKDNENLNFADGDKATLFVFFTTWCSPCIAEIPHLNKLQEKYEEQFNIVGVLLEDKSDEELKAFVEENQILYKIANGENNYLLAKILGGVNGIPTMFLYDKNSQLVNQYLGLIPEEMLEIDIQKAIL; this is encoded by the coding sequence ATGAAAATTAAAAAAGTATTTACACTAGCTATACTCTTGAGTTTTTTTGTTGCATGTAGTAATGATAAAGAAAAAGATCAAAGCGATATGAATGCAAGCGTTCAATCAAGCTTAAGCCAAAGTGATAGCTTGAGATTTAATCTCAATTTAATAGACGGAAATTCAGTTTTTGTAAAAAAAGACAATGAAAATTTAAATTTTGCCGATGGGGATAAGGCGACTTTATTTGTGTTTTTTACCACTTGGTGCTCTCCTTGCATTGCAGAAATTCCTCATCTTAACAAGCTTCAGGAAAAATATGAAGAGCAGTTTAATATAGTAGGCGTTTTGCTTGAAGATAAGAGTGATGAGGAGCTTAAGGCTTTTGTTGAAGAAAATCAAATTTTATATAAAATAGCCAATGGTGAAAATAATTATCTTTTGGCTAAAATTTTAGGCGGAGTAAATGGAATTCCTACTATGTTTTTATATGATAAAAATTCCCAGCTTGTCAATCAATATCTAGGATTGATTCCAGAAGAAATGTTGGAAATTGATATACAAAAGGCGATACTTTAA
- the ftsY gene encoding signal recognition particle-docking protein FtsY, which produces MFNFFKKGLAKTLESIVGVKGENKKITKDLLEEILLEADVAYEIVEEIIYYLPPSDEVKKEDLKRVMGSYFLYENKEFLDEKPFVELILGVNGAGKTTSIAKLANLYKSQGQKVILGACDTFRAGAIEQLRLWSEKVGVDIVLTQQGHDPSAVAFDTISKARAKDFDRVIIDTAGRLQNQKNLANELEKIVRISAKAMPNAPHRKILVLDGTQGNAGILQAKAFNELVQLDGVIITKLDGTAKGGALFSIARELELPILYIGVGEKMQDLIEFNAQNFLDTLLEGVFD; this is translated from the coding sequence ATGTTTAATTTTTTTAAAAAAGGACTTGCAAAAACACTTGAAAGTATAGTGGGTGTTAAAGGTGAAAATAAAAAAATCACCAAAGATTTACTAGAGGAAATTTTACTTGAAGCAGATGTAGCATATGAGATTGTAGAAGAAATTATTTATTATTTGCCACCTAGTGATGAGGTTAAGAAAGAAGATTTAAAGCGTGTAATGGGTTCTTATTTTCTTTATGAAAATAAAGAATTCCTAGATGAAAAACCCTTTGTAGAACTTATTTTAGGAGTAAATGGTGCAGGCAAAACCACAAGCATAGCTAAGCTTGCTAATTTATACAAAAGCCAAGGTCAAAAAGTGATTTTAGGCGCTTGTGATACTTTTAGGGCAGGGGCGATAGAACAATTAAGGCTTTGGTCTGAAAAAGTAGGGGTGGATATAGTTTTAACTCAACAAGGTCATGACCCTTCGGCAGTCGCTTTTGATACTATTAGCAAGGCTAGAGCTAAGGATTTTGATAGAGTTATCATTGACACAGCAGGTCGTTTGCAAAATCAAAAAAATTTAGCCAACGAACTAGAAAAAATCGTTAGAATTTCAGCTAAAGCTATGCCTAATGCCCCGCATAGAAAAATTTTAGTACTTGATGGCACTCAAGGTAATGCCGGCATTTTACAAGCTAAAGCTTTTAATGAGCTTGTTCAGCTTGATGGAGTTATTATTACTAAACTTGATGGCACAGCAAAAGGTGGAGCGCTTTTTAGTATAGCGCGTGAATTAGAACTTCCTATTTTGTATATAGGGGTGGGTGAAAAAATGCAAGATTTGATAGAATTTAATGCACAAAATTTCTTAGACACACTCTTAGAGGGTGTTTTTGATTAA
- a CDS encoding GTP-binding protein gives MAKIPVHVVTGFLGSGKTTFLKEILSNQTLNDIALVINELGEVSLDHKLIQTDFIEEQTLFLNAGCACCNKREDLQKKFKELLDSFENKGKRPQRVILETSGLANPAPIIFTFQSDVFLANHFELANIITCIDAFEGLNHLQNEEACNQVLSSDFLILTKKDLNPNTQSLEEKINTLYPNIQIISKENFNFDMLSSHHKIQKEIKNIEIKSHKDDISSITLIFDKAINWNIFSIWLSMLLHEHGSKILRVKGLINTEESYLTNINGVGHLIYHPTHTKISSLNHPSQLVFIAKNLKLDKIKESLENFLKLEQLN, from the coding sequence ATGGCTAAAATTCCCGTTCATGTTGTTACCGGTTTTTTAGGAAGTGGAAAAACAACCTTTTTAAAAGAAATATTAAGCAATCAAACCCTGAATGATATTGCTCTTGTAATCAACGAACTAGGAGAGGTTTCCCTAGATCATAAACTTATACAAACAGATTTTATCGAGGAACAAACTTTATTTTTAAATGCAGGTTGTGCTTGCTGCAATAAAAGAGAAGATTTGCAAAAGAAATTTAAAGAATTACTTGACAGTTTTGAAAACAAGGGTAAAAGACCTCAAAGAGTTATATTAGAAACCTCAGGCTTAGCAAATCCTGCACCTATCATTTTCACTTTTCAAAGCGATGTGTTTTTAGCTAACCATTTTGAATTAGCCAATATTATCACTTGCATTGATGCTTTTGAAGGACTTAATCACTTACAAAATGAAGAAGCTTGCAATCAAGTATTAAGCTCTGATTTTTTAATACTTACAAAAAAAGATCTTAATCCCAATACCCAAAGCTTAGAGGAAAAGATAAACACTTTATATCCCAATATACAAATCATAAGCAAAGAAAATTTTAATTTCGATATGCTTTCTAGCCATCATAAAATTCAAAAAGAAATTAAAAATATAGAAATAAAAAGTCATAAAGATGATATAAGTTCCATAACTCTTATTTTTGACAAGGCTATAAATTGGAATATTTTTAGCATTTGGCTTAGCATGCTTTTGCATGAACACGGATCAAAAATTCTAAGAGTAAAAGGACTTATCAATACAGAGGAATCTTATCTAACCAACATTAATGGAGTAGGACATCTGATTTATCATCCTACGCATACTAAAATTTCGAGCCTAAACCATCCTTCGCAGTTAGTATTTATAGCAAAAAATTTAAAATTAGACAAGATTAAAGAATCTTTAGAAAATTTTTTAAAACTCGAGCAATTAAATTAA
- a CDS encoding polysaccharide deacetylase codes for MAKEILVAYGVDIDAVAGWLGSYGGEDSPDDISRGLFAGEVGIPRLLKLFKKYNIPATWFAPGHSIETFPEQMKMIVDAGHEIGAHGYSHENPIAMSAKQEEDVLLKSIELIEKISGKKPSGYVAPWWEFSNITNELLLKHGIKYDHSLMHNDFTPYYVRVGDKWTKIDYSKDAKEWMKPLVRGQETDLIEIPANWYLDDLPPMMFIKKSPNSFGFVSPRDIGQMWIDQFDWVYREMDYAIFPMTIHPDVSARPQVLLMHERIIEHINKHEGVKWVNLNDMADDFSKRFPRKK; via the coding sequence ATGGCAAAAGAAATTCTAGTTGCTTATGGCGTGGATATTGATGCGGTAGCAGGATGGCTAGGAAGCTATGGCGGTGAGGATTCTCCTGATGATATTTCAAGAGGTCTTTTTGCTGGTGAAGTTGGTATTCCTAGGCTTTTAAAACTCTTTAAAAAATATAATATTCCTGCAACTTGGTTTGCTCCAGGACATTCCATAGAAACCTTTCCTGAACAAATGAAAATGATAGTGGATGCAGGACATGAAATAGGTGCCCATGGATATTCACATGAAAATCCTATTGCAATGAGTGCTAAACAAGAAGAAGATGTTTTACTTAAAAGTATAGAACTTATAGAAAAAATCAGCGGAAAAAAACCAAGTGGATATGTAGCACCTTGGTGGGAATTTTCAAATATCACCAATGAGCTCTTGCTTAAACACGGCATTAAATACGACCATTCTTTAATGCATAATGACTTCACACCTTATTATGTGCGTGTTGGAGACAAATGGACTAAAATTGATTATAGTAAAGATGCCAAAGAATGGATGAAGCCTTTGGTACGCGGACAAGAAACAGATTTGATTGAAATTCCTGCAAATTGGTATTTAGACGATCTTCCTCCTATGATGTTTATAAAAAAATCTCCAAATAGCTTTGGTTTTGTTTCCCCAAGAGATATAGGTCAAATGTGGATAGATCAGTTTGATTGGGTTTATAGAGAAATGGATTATGCTATTTTTCCTATGACTATACATCCTGATGTAAGTGCTAGACCTCAAGTTTTACTCATGCATGAAAGAATTATTGAACATATCAACAAACACGAAGGTGTAAAATGGGTAAATTTAAACGATATGGCGGATGATTTTTCAAAACGCTTTCCAAGAAAAAAATAA